Proteins encoded within one genomic window of Amycolatopsis nigrescens CSC17Ta-90:
- a CDS encoding DUF4118 domain-containing protein, whose product MEEEEPVKPRRGELRIYLGAAPGVGKTYAMLGEAKRRLERGTDVVAAVVETHGRAKTAALLEGIEVLPRRHFTHRGGDFTEMDADAVLARAPEVAIVDELAHTNVPGSRHEKRWQDVEQLLNAGIDVLSTVNVQHLQSLNDVVERITGVAQQETVPDEVVRRAEQLELVDITPEALRRRLAHGNVYPAERIDAALGNYFRPGNLTALRELALLWVADQVDVALQRYRAEQRITDTWEARERVVVSITGGAESETLIRRASRIATRAGAELLVVHVLRGDGLAGVGPTSMHRYRKLADDVGATFHTVVGDDVPGALLDFASGVNATQLVVGTSRRSRVARLFDEGIGATVVQRSGPIDVHMVTHAEAGGRLRATLGRSPLAPSRQVLGWALAVVAPALATMLGVFLREELDFSTDVVVYFLATVVVALAGGLGPALVAAFLSGGLLNFFFTEPYFTLTVHTQSNVMTLIAMVIVAVLVALVVDTAARRASQAARARTEASLLASYARTVLTHSAPLERLLEKVQENFGLSSVALLEKQQGGQWRRVAQVGADPCGDPDEADADIAVTSEVHLTLRGRPLPASDRRVLEAAAGQALLALRQQRMAATTAKAERKAAATELRTALLSALGHDLRTPLTSIKAAIGSLRAQDIELSAEDTEELLATAEESADRLAGLVDNLLDSSRLATGAVRPHLRPVGYDEVVWHALSNVDNSASVLAEVDERLPEVLADPGLLERVVANVVDNALRHGAGPRPVSVRASTHSAHVELRVTDHGRGLKKGTAESAFAPFQRLGDRDSTPGVGLGLSVARGFTEAMGGTIRAEDTPGGGLTVVISLPAVRENGEL is encoded by the coding sequence GTGGAAGAGGAAGAGCCGGTCAAGCCGAGGCGCGGGGAGCTGAGGATCTACCTCGGCGCCGCGCCCGGCGTTGGCAAGACCTACGCCATGCTCGGCGAGGCCAAGCGGCGGCTGGAACGCGGCACGGACGTGGTCGCGGCGGTCGTGGAGACCCACGGCAGGGCGAAGACCGCAGCACTGCTGGAGGGCATCGAAGTGCTGCCGCGGCGGCACTTCACGCACCGGGGCGGCGATTTCACCGAGATGGACGCCGACGCCGTGCTCGCGCGCGCGCCCGAGGTGGCCATTGTGGACGAGCTCGCGCACACCAACGTGCCCGGTTCGCGCCACGAGAAACGCTGGCAGGACGTCGAACAGCTGCTGAATGCCGGGATCGACGTGCTGTCCACGGTGAACGTGCAGCACCTGCAGAGCCTCAACGACGTGGTCGAGCGGATCACCGGGGTGGCGCAGCAGGAGACCGTGCCGGACGAGGTGGTGCGCCGGGCCGAGCAGCTGGAGCTGGTGGACATCACCCCCGAAGCGCTGCGCCGCAGGCTGGCGCACGGCAACGTCTACCCGGCCGAGCGGATCGACGCGGCACTGGGCAACTACTTCCGGCCCGGCAACCTGACCGCGCTCCGGGAGCTGGCCCTGCTCTGGGTGGCAGACCAGGTGGACGTCGCGCTCCAGCGCTACCGGGCCGAGCAGCGGATCACCGACACCTGGGAGGCCCGCGAGCGGGTGGTGGTGTCGATCACCGGCGGCGCGGAGAGCGAGACGCTGATCCGGCGGGCCAGCCGGATCGCCACCAGGGCCGGCGCCGAACTGCTCGTGGTGCACGTGCTGCGCGGCGACGGGCTCGCCGGGGTCGGGCCGACCTCGATGCACCGGTACCGGAAGCTGGCCGACGACGTCGGCGCCACCTTCCACACCGTGGTCGGCGACGACGTGCCCGGCGCGCTGCTGGACTTCGCCAGCGGGGTCAACGCGACCCAGCTGGTGGTGGGTACCTCGCGGCGCTCCCGCGTCGCGCGGCTGTTCGACGAGGGCATCGGGGCGACGGTGGTGCAGCGGTCCGGCCCGATCGACGTGCACATGGTCACCCATGCCGAGGCGGGCGGCAGGCTGCGGGCCACCCTCGGCCGCAGCCCGCTGGCCCCGTCCCGGCAGGTGCTCGGCTGGGCACTGGCCGTGGTGGCGCCCGCGCTGGCCACCATGCTCGGCGTGTTCCTGCGGGAGGAGCTGGACTTCTCCACCGACGTGGTCGTCTACTTCCTGGCCACCGTGGTCGTCGCACTGGCCGGCGGGCTCGGGCCGGCGCTGGTAGCCGCCTTCCTGTCCGGCGGACTGCTCAACTTCTTCTTCACCGAGCCGTATTTCACGCTCACCGTGCACACGCAGAGCAACGTGATGACGCTGATCGCAATGGTCATCGTCGCCGTGCTGGTCGCGCTGGTGGTGGACACCGCCGCCCGCCGGGCTTCGCAGGCGGCGCGGGCCCGTACCGAGGCGTCGTTGCTCGCTTCCTATGCCAGGACGGTGCTCACCCACTCGGCTCCGCTGGAGCGGCTGCTGGAGAAGGTGCAGGAGAACTTCGGGCTCAGTTCGGTGGCGCTGCTGGAAAAGCAGCAGGGCGGGCAGTGGCGGCGGGTGGCGCAGGTGGGAGCCGACCCCTGTGGCGACCCGGACGAGGCGGACGCGGACATCGCGGTCACTTCAGAGGTGCATCTGACCCTGCGCGGGCGGCCGCTGCCCGCTTCGGACCGGCGGGTGCTCGAGGCCGCCGCCGGGCAGGCGCTGCTGGCCCTGCGGCAGCAGCGGATGGCGGCGACCACGGCCAAGGCCGAGCGCAAGGCGGCGGCGACCGAGCTGCGCACCGCGCTGCTGTCCGCGCTCGGGCACGACCTGCGCACCCCGCTTACGTCGATCAAGGCCGCCATCGGCAGCCTGCGCGCGCAGGACATCGAGCTGTCCGCGGAGGACACCGAAGAGCTGCTGGCCACCGCCGAGGAGTCCGCCGACCGGCTGGCCGGGCTGGTGGACAACCTGCTGGACTCGTCCCGGCTGGCCACCGGCGCGGTCCGCCCGCACCTGCGCCCGGTCGGCTACGACGAGGTGGTCTGGCACGCACTGTCCAATGTGGACAACTCGGCTTCGGTGCTGGCCGAGGTGGACGAGCGGCTGCCCGAGGTGCTTGCCGATCCAGGACTGCTGGAGCGGGTGGTGGCGAACGTGGTGGACAACGCGCTGCGGCACGGTGCCGGCCCCCGGCCGGTGTCGGTGCGGGCCAGCACGCATTCGGCGCACGTCGAGCTCCGCGTCACCGATCACGGGCGCGGCCTCAAGAAGGGCACCGCGGAGTCCGCGTTCGCGCCGTTCCAGCGGCTCGGCGACCGGGACAGCACGCCGGGGGTGGGACTCGGCCTGTCCGTGGCCAGGGGCTTCACCGAGGCGATGGGCGGCACCATTCGGGCGGAGGACACCCCTGGCGGTGGCCTCACCGTGGTGATTTCCTTGCCCGCAGTACGCGAGAACGGGGAGCTATGA
- a CDS encoding response regulator, translating to MSTSQRDGGSTVLVVDDEPQIVRALRINLSARGYRVVTAHDGTAALRAVAEVKPDVVVLDLGLPDMDGNEVIAGLRGWTTVPIIVLSARGDSSDKVQALDAGADDYVTKPFGMDELLARLRAAVRRSVVSTSDDVDAVVETASFTIDLAAKRVRRDGHEVHLTKTEWGVLELLVRNRGRLVAQKQLLHEVWGPSYDTESHYLRVYLAQLRRKLEPEPSRPRHLLTEPGMGYRFEL from the coding sequence ATGAGCACTAGCCAGCGGGATGGCGGCAGCACGGTGCTGGTCGTGGACGACGAGCCGCAGATCGTGCGCGCGTTGCGGATCAACCTGTCCGCCCGCGGCTACCGGGTGGTCACCGCGCACGACGGCACCGCGGCGCTGCGCGCGGTCGCCGAGGTCAAGCCGGACGTGGTGGTGCTCGACCTCGGGCTGCCCGACATGGACGGCAACGAGGTGATCGCCGGCCTGCGCGGCTGGACCACCGTGCCGATCATCGTGCTCTCCGCGCGCGGGGACTCCTCGGACAAGGTGCAGGCGCTGGACGCGGGCGCGGACGACTACGTGACCAAGCCGTTCGGCATGGACGAGCTGCTGGCCAGGCTGCGCGCGGCGGTGCGCCGGTCGGTGGTGTCCACTTCGGACGATGTGGACGCGGTGGTGGAGACCGCTTCGTTCACCATCGACCTGGCGGCGAAGCGGGTCCGCCGCGATGGCCACGAGGTGCACCTGACCAAGACCGAGTGGGGTGTGCTGGAGCTGCTGGTGCGCAACCGGGGCCGGCTGGTGGCCCAGAAGCAGTTGCTGCACGAGGTGTGGGGGCCGTCGTACGACACCGAGTCCCACTACCTGCGGGTGTATCTGGCGCAGCTGCGCCGCAAGCTGGAACCGGAGCCCTCCCGGCCGCGGCATCTGCTCACCGAGCCGGGCATGGGCTACCGCTTCGAGCTGTGA
- a CDS encoding acylphosphatase, with product MTRVADEENRVRLTAWVHGRVQGVGFRWWTRSRALELGLVGSAANLADGRVEVIAEGPELHCERLLAALRGSSSPGSVDHVVDRWSAARGGLHGFVER from the coding sequence ATGACCAGGGTGGCAGACGAGGAGAACCGGGTCCGGCTCACCGCCTGGGTGCACGGCCGGGTACAGGGTGTCGGTTTCCGCTGGTGGACGCGGAGCAGGGCGTTGGAGCTCGGGCTCGTGGGCAGCGCCGCGAACCTGGCGGACGGCAGGGTCGAGGTGATCGCGGAAGGGCCGGAACTCCACTGTGAGCGGTTGTTGGCGGCGCTTCGCGGGTCTTCGTCACCCGGAAGCGTGGATCACGTGGTGGACCGCTGGTCGGCCGCGCGCGGTGGGCTGCACGGGTTCGTGGAGAGGTAG
- the smc gene encoding chromosome segregation protein SMC, producing MHLKSLTLKGFKSFASATTLRFEPGITCVVGPNGSGKSNVLDALRWVMGTQGAKDLRGGKMEDVIFAGTAGRAPLGRAEVTLTIDNADGALPIDYTEVSITRRMFRDGASEYEINGSTCRLMDVQELLSDSGIGREMHVIVGQGQLAQILEAKPEERRAFIEEAAGVLKHRKRKEKALRKLNAMQANLDRLGDLTTELRRQLKPLGKQAEIARKAQSVQSELRDSRLRLMADDLVTQRTDLAREEADENAARARRAEVEQALEVVTAEQNQLESAMAEDAPKLAAAQDTWYKLSALAERLRGTVRLAVERERHLTSEVQAPTGGRDPEELLAEAEHAAEREEELNEAVAEARSALSQAVQRREQLEHAVQAAERAHMAAVRAIADRREGLAKLTGQVEALRSKNGATSDEIDRLTVAIDEAGARAEHAAEELEEAKAEGGVEESDDAELQSRHDRAVEANSAAKSRVEELVKAERTAERDIASEKARVDALSMGLKRKDGAGALLGASDELPGLLGSVAALLTVEAGHEVALAAALGPVADAVAVAGGEDALAALKYLKANDSGRAGILLGGFGAGGADRSDWPSLPPGARWAREVVSAPEALRPAVERALDRVAIVDTLDTARRLVAVHPAVSTVTAEGDVFGSNWAVGGSARSESVIEVQAAVDEAQDRMLAAERALERFTAELEGARAEQQDRRDEVGQAKDALGEAKVRKARSSERLNRMQQAARSAEAEVTRLREQRAKVEHSREEALSKLAELEERLTAVAEQDVDEDPDTTERDQAADELAGVRQEEVEARLALRTAEERARGIAGKAESLRRAAHAERQARERAEKARLARAKGAEIASAVVNGGEIALERIEISVQRAATERDAAQAERQRRESALAQVRSRVRELAGELEKLTDAVHRDEVLRAEQRLRLEQLETKIAEDFGIGLEDLVAEYGPNVPVPPSAGEMAEYEEAKERGEAVTAPPAIPYDRATQQRRAKRAEKDLALLGKVNPLALEEFAALEERYKFLSTQLEDLKATRRDLLTVIKEVDEKILEVFNSAYEDVAREFEIVFSVLFPGGEGRMVLTEPDDLLATGVDVEARPPGKKVKRLSLLSGGEKSLVAVAMLVAIFRARPSPFYVMDEVEAALDDTNMRRLISLLEQLRAASQLIIITHQKPTMEIADALYGVSMQGDGITKVISQRLRDGNEPRAAAEPPDAPSPAPEA from the coding sequence GTGCACCTGAAAAGCTTGACGCTCAAGGGCTTCAAGTCCTTCGCCTCGGCTACCACCTTGCGTTTCGAGCCGGGCATCACCTGCGTCGTCGGGCCGAACGGCTCCGGCAAGTCCAACGTCCTGGACGCGCTGCGCTGGGTGATGGGCACTCAGGGGGCGAAGGACCTCCGCGGCGGCAAGATGGAGGACGTCATCTTCGCCGGCACCGCCGGCCGCGCGCCGCTCGGCCGCGCGGAGGTCACGCTGACCATCGACAACGCCGACGGAGCGTTGCCGATCGACTACACCGAGGTGTCGATCACCCGTCGGATGTTCCGCGACGGTGCCAGCGAGTACGAGATCAACGGCAGCACCTGCCGGCTGATGGACGTCCAGGAGCTGCTGTCGGACTCCGGTATCGGCCGCGAGATGCACGTGATCGTCGGCCAGGGCCAGCTGGCCCAGATCCTGGAGGCCAAGCCGGAGGAGCGCCGCGCCTTCATCGAAGAGGCCGCCGGCGTGCTGAAACACCGCAAGCGCAAGGAAAAGGCGCTGCGCAAGCTGAACGCGATGCAGGCCAACCTGGACCGGCTCGGTGACCTCACCACCGAGCTGCGCCGCCAGCTCAAGCCGCTGGGCAAGCAGGCCGAGATCGCCCGCAAGGCCCAGTCCGTGCAGTCCGAGCTGCGGGACTCCCGGCTCCGGCTGATGGCCGACGACCTGGTCACCCAGCGCACCGACCTGGCCCGCGAGGAGGCGGACGAGAACGCCGCCCGCGCCCGTCGCGCCGAGGTCGAGCAGGCACTGGAAGTGGTGACCGCCGAGCAGAACCAGCTCGAGTCGGCGATGGCGGAGGACGCGCCGAAGCTGGCCGCCGCGCAGGACACCTGGTACAAGCTTTCCGCGCTGGCCGAGCGCCTGCGCGGCACCGTCCGGCTGGCCGTGGAACGCGAGCGCCACCTCACCTCCGAGGTGCAGGCGCCGACCGGCGGCCGCGACCCGGAGGAACTGCTCGCCGAGGCCGAGCACGCCGCGGAGCGGGAAGAGGAGCTCAACGAGGCCGTCGCGGAGGCGCGTTCGGCGCTGTCCCAGGCCGTGCAGCGTCGCGAACAGCTCGAACACGCGGTGCAGGCGGCGGAGCGGGCGCACATGGCCGCCGTGCGCGCCATCGCCGATCGCCGCGAGGGCCTGGCCAAGCTGACCGGCCAGGTGGAGGCCCTGCGCAGCAAGAACGGCGCCACCTCCGACGAGATCGACCGGCTCACCGTCGCCATCGACGAGGCGGGCGCGCGGGCCGAGCACGCCGCGGAGGAGCTGGAAGAGGCCAAGGCCGAGGGCGGGGTCGAAGAGTCCGACGACGCGGAGCTGCAGTCCCGGCACGACCGCGCGGTGGAGGCGAACAGCGCGGCCAAGTCCAGGGTTGAAGAGCTGGTCAAGGCCGAGCGCACGGCCGAGCGCGACATCGCATCGGAGAAGGCCAGGGTCGACGCGCTGTCCATGGGGCTCAAGCGCAAGGACGGCGCGGGTGCCCTGCTCGGCGCCTCCGACGAGCTGCCCGGCCTGCTCGGTTCGGTGGCCGCCCTGCTGACCGTGGAGGCCGGCCACGAGGTCGCGCTGGCCGCGGCGCTGGGCCCGGTCGCGGACGCGGTGGCGGTGGCCGGCGGCGAGGACGCGCTGGCCGCGCTGAAGTACTTGAAGGCCAACGACTCCGGTCGCGCCGGCATCCTGCTCGGCGGGTTCGGGGCCGGGGGCGCGGACCGATCGGACTGGCCGTCGCTTCCGCCCGGTGCCCGCTGGGCGCGCGAGGTGGTGTCCGCGCCGGAGGCGCTGCGCCCCGCGGTGGAGCGCGCGCTGGACCGAGTGGCCATTGTGGACACACTGGACACCGCGCGCCGGCTGGTCGCGGTGCACCCCGCGGTGAGCACGGTGACCGCCGAGGGCGACGTGTTCGGCTCGAACTGGGCGGTCGGCGGCTCGGCCCGCAGCGAGAGCGTGATCGAGGTGCAGGCCGCGGTCGACGAGGCACAGGACCGGATGCTCGCCGCCGAACGCGCGTTGGAGCGGTTCACCGCCGAGCTGGAGGGGGCCAGGGCCGAGCAGCAGGACCGGCGGGACGAGGTCGGGCAGGCGAAGGACGCGCTCGGCGAAGCGAAGGTGCGCAAGGCCCGTTCCTCGGAGCGGCTGAACCGGATGCAGCAGGCGGCCCGTTCCGCCGAGGCCGAGGTCACCCGGCTGCGCGAGCAGCGGGCCAAGGTGGAGCACAGCCGCGAGGAGGCGCTGAGCAAGCTCGCCGAGCTGGAGGAGCGCCTCACCGCGGTGGCCGAGCAGGACGTGGACGAGGACCCGGACACCACCGAACGCGACCAGGCCGCCGACGAGCTGGCCGGGGTCCGGCAAGAAGAGGTGGAGGCCAGGCTCGCCCTGCGCACCGCGGAGGAGCGGGCCAGGGGCATCGCGGGCAAGGCGGAGTCGCTGCGCCGGGCAGCACACGCCGAGCGTCAGGCCAGGGAGCGCGCCGAGAAGGCCAGGCTCGCCCGTGCCAAGGGCGCCGAGATCGCCTCCGCGGTGGTCAACGGCGGCGAGATCGCGCTGGAGCGGATCGAGATCTCCGTGCAGCGGGCCGCCACCGAGCGGGACGCGGCGCAGGCTGAGCGCCAGCGCCGGGAGTCCGCGCTGGCCCAGGTGCGCAGCCGGGTCCGCGAGCTGGCCGGTGAGCTGGAGAAGCTGACCGACGCGGTGCACCGGGACGAGGTGCTGCGCGCCGAGCAGCGGCTGCGGCTGGAGCAGCTGGAGACCAAGATCGCCGAGGACTTCGGCATCGGCCTGGAGGATCTGGTCGCGGAGTACGGCCCGAACGTTCCGGTGCCGCCCAGCGCCGGGGAGATGGCCGAGTACGAGGAGGCAAAGGAACGCGGTGAGGCGGTCACCGCGCCACCCGCGATCCCGTACGACCGGGCGACCCAGCAGCGGCGGGCCAAGCGCGCGGAGAAGGACCTGGCACTGCTGGGCAAGGTGAACCCGCTGGCGCTGGAGGAGTTCGCCGCACTGGAGGAGCGCTACAAGTTCCTGTCCACCCAGCTCGAGGACCTCAAGGCCACCCGGCGCGACCTGCTCACCGTGATCAAGGAGGTGGACGAGAAGATCCTGGAGGTCTTCAACTCCGCCTACGAGGACGTCGCGCGCGAGTTCGAGATCGTGTTCTCGGTGCTGTTCCCCGGCGGTGAGGGCCGGATGGTGCTCACCGAGCCGGACGACCTGCTGGCCACCGGGGTGGACGTGGAGGCGCGGCCGCCCGGTAAGAAGGTCAAGCGGCTGTCCCTGCTCTCCGGTGGCGAGAAGTCGCTGGTCGCGGTCGCCATGCTGGTGGCCATCTTCCGCGCCAGGCCTTCGCCCTTCTACGTGATGGACGAGGTCGAAGCCGCGCTGGACGACACCAACATGCGCCGGCTGATCAGCCTGCTGGAGCAGTTGCGGGCCGCTTCGCAGCTGATCATCATCACCCACCAGAAGCCGACCATGGAGATCGCGGACGCGCTCTACGGGGTCAGCATGCAGGGCGACGGCATCACCAAGGTGATCTCGCAGCGGCTGCGGGACGGGAACGAGCCCAGGGCTGCCGCTGAACCGCCGGACGCCCCGTCGCCGGCGCCCGAAGCTTAG
- a CDS encoding glycoside hydrolase family 172 protein, whose amino-acid sequence MATNSVVPSRLSGRAGRGGAALVMAALACLTMTVAPAQAAPAAAPTVSKGPVGWDTYRSLNGLERLRPGEQVKQFSSFDRTGGNDDGFEGTYSCLRNRSDGRCVIADARGAGEISSLWFTYAANSVAAIGEITIELDGRTVLQGSLQDIVNGAKGAPFVWPLVGNSADTMGGTVIKVPMPYTSSMRITTQNNPHFYHVTYRQFADAAGVRTFDPTDKALDVVERLRGYGVRDPKPAAPGARTERTGVELPPGGAMSVPVGSGPGRISQLQLRLPQVVTAPAIYDDGRAFKPGSSSFSMAIDPANDGVRLTRRYDPKIAEQHSIVLVDGQQVGEWRTGAATPPDTWGDLTMDIPKSLTGGKSRIGITNRFVSSSFDINEFRYDVHSKVGGEWVHTDLLDVGPNHRNEEAAHGYQILGQRWEGLGVFRYPSDPARVAASDAVLEGLRLRVSFDGRTTVDSPVGEFFGSGLGKYAARNLMSGIDTTENGAFTSWWPMPFAEGAKVELVNGSTEPVQAGSLAITSAPDVTLPGDLAGDGTLGYFNATHQRGDTVPGKEWNFLTAEGKGVFYGVTTTMRGHIPPGGDHQMSYLEGDERVYADGSASPSLIGTGSEDFYESGWYFMDQEAGNREGVSYAMPQAGLVSHENAADGCQYVCLNAYRLMVADAVPFGSSLEFDIEHGPNSDRAANYSSTAYWYGQPSPSLAKTDTVDAADDASRALHGYSATGETRGTLTSTFEGRGDTTPVTGGTTSATGPVRFTAKVEQANGGLRLHRVSDQANGFQRANVFIDDRLVGEWYQPLTNGHSRWLEDGFDIPAALTGGKAAVQVRLEPVGGAPAWSGSRYTVFSQIGPGVDAAAGPGLD is encoded by the coding sequence TTGGCCACGAATTCCGTTGTTCCGTCCAGACTTTCCGGCAGAGCCGGGCGCGGTGGGGCCGCGCTCGTGATGGCCGCACTCGCCTGTCTCACCATGACGGTCGCCCCTGCTCAGGCGGCTCCGGCGGCGGCGCCGACCGTGTCAAAGGGCCCGGTCGGCTGGGATACCTATCGTTCACTCAACGGCCTGGAGCGGCTTCGGCCCGGCGAACAGGTCAAGCAGTTCTCGAGTTTCGATCGCACCGGCGGCAATGACGACGGGTTCGAAGGTACTTATTCCTGTCTGCGCAACAGGTCCGACGGCCGATGCGTGATCGCCGACGCTCGTGGTGCCGGTGAGATCTCGTCGCTGTGGTTCACCTACGCCGCGAACTCGGTGGCCGCGATCGGTGAGATCACCATCGAGCTGGACGGCCGGACCGTCCTGCAGGGCTCGCTGCAGGACATCGTGAACGGGGCGAAGGGCGCGCCGTTCGTCTGGCCGCTGGTCGGCAACTCGGCCGACACCATGGGCGGCACGGTGATCAAGGTGCCGATGCCCTACACCAGCTCGATGCGCATCACCACGCAGAACAATCCGCACTTCTACCACGTCACCTACCGGCAGTTCGCGGACGCGGCCGGGGTGCGCACCTTCGACCCGACCGACAAGGCGCTGGACGTGGTCGAGCGGCTGCGCGGTTACGGGGTCCGCGACCCGAAGCCGGCCGCCCCGGGGGCGCGGACCGAGCGGACCGGGGTCGAACTGCCCCCTGGCGGTGCGATGAGCGTGCCGGTGGGCAGTGGGCCCGGCCGGATCAGCCAGCTTCAGCTGCGGTTGCCGCAGGTGGTCACCGCGCCGGCGATCTACGACGACGGCCGCGCCTTCAAACCGGGCAGCAGCTCGTTCAGCATGGCCATCGACCCGGCCAACGACGGCGTCCGGCTGACCCGCCGCTACGACCCGAAGATCGCCGAACAGCACTCCATCGTCTTGGTGGACGGCCAGCAGGTCGGGGAGTGGCGCACCGGCGCGGCCACCCCGCCGGACACCTGGGGTGACCTGACCATGGACATCCCGAAGTCGCTCACCGGCGGGAAGTCGCGGATCGGGATCACCAACAGGTTCGTCTCGTCCAGCTTCGACATCAACGAGTTCCGCTACGACGTGCACTCCAAGGTCGGCGGCGAGTGGGTGCACACCGACCTGCTCGACGTGGGGCCCAACCACCGGAACGAAGAGGCCGCCCACGGCTACCAGATCCTCGGCCAGCGCTGGGAAGGTCTCGGCGTGTTCCGCTATCCGTCCGATCCGGCGCGGGTGGCCGCGTCGGACGCGGTGCTGGAGGGTCTCCGGCTGCGGGTCAGCTTCGACGGCCGCACCACGGTGGACAGTCCGGTCGGCGAGTTCTTCGGCTCCGGGCTGGGCAAGTACGCCGCCCGCAACCTGATGAGCGGGATCGACACCACCGAGAACGGCGCCTTCACCTCGTGGTGGCCGATGCCCTTCGCGGAAGGTGCCAAGGTGGAGCTGGTGAACGGCTCCACGGAGCCGGTGCAGGCCGGCAGCCTCGCGATCACCTCGGCGCCGGACGTCACGCTGCCCGGCGATCTGGCCGGTGACGGCACGCTCGGCTACTTCAACGCCACCCATCAGCGCGGGGACACCGTGCCGGGGAAGGAGTGGAACTTCCTGACCGCCGAGGGCAAGGGCGTCTTCTACGGGGTGACCACGACCATGCGCGGGCACATTCCGCCCGGTGGTGACCACCAGATGAGCTACCTGGAGGGCGACGAGCGGGTCTACGCGGACGGCTCGGCCAGCCCCAGCCTGATCGGCACCGGCTCGGAGGACTTCTACGAGTCCGGCTGGTACTTCATGGACCAGGAGGCGGGCAACCGGGAAGGGGTCAGCTACGCGATGCCGCAGGCCGGCCTGGTCAGCCACGAGAACGCGGCTGACGGCTGCCAGTACGTGTGCCTGAACGCCTACCGGCTGATGGTCGCGGACGCGGTGCCGTTCGGCAGCAGCCTGGAGTTCGACATCGAGCACGGCCCCAACTCGGACCGCGCGGCCAACTACAGCTCCACCGCGTACTGGTACGGCCAGCCGTCGCCGTCACTGGCCAAGACCGACACGGTCGACGCCGCCGACGACGCCAGCAGGGCGCTGCACGGCTATTCGGCCACCGGCGAGACCAGGGGCACCCTGACCTCCACCTTCGAGGGCAGGGGCGACACCACCCCGGTCACCGGCGGAACCACTTCGGCCACCGGCCCGGTCCGGTTCACCGCCAAGGTGGAGCAGGCGAACGGCGGGCTGCGCCTGCACCGGGTCTCGGATCAGGCGAACGGTTTCCAGCGGGCCAACGTGTTCATCGACGACCGCCTTGTCGGTGAGTGGTACCAGCCGCTGACCAACGGGCACTCGCGCTGGCTCGAGGACGGGTTCGACATTCCGGCCGCGCTCACCGGCGGGAAGGCCGCAGTACAGGTCCGGCTGGAACCGGTCGGTGGCGCACCGGCATGGTCGGGCTCGCGCTACACGGTGTTCTCCCAGATCGGACCGGGCGTCGACGCGGCAGCCGGCCCCGGGCTCGACTAG